A single window of Coffea eugenioides isolate CCC68of chromosome 7, Ceug_1.0, whole genome shotgun sequence DNA harbors:
- the LOC113776850 gene encoding putative pentatricopeptide repeat-containing protein At5g08310, mitochondrial, translating into MALFSRTNNLLNGLCKKFSILFQLSNPICTKANPDQLQLANSLISIFTRRPFIPEGQELNVLGSKLTTEIVETVLKGLKSWKIADRFFKWASSQCGFRHNCYTYNAMASILSHARQSASLRDLTTELVSSRCYMTPGAFGYFLRCLGSQGLVQEANALFDEVKRLNLCVLNGYSYSCLLEVIAKSGNVDLIDFRINEMRGLGWQLDKYSLTPALQCYCNAGKFQQALDVFNEMHQKGWLDAHVFSILAVSFSKLGEVDKAFELIERMDNLKINLNEKTFYVLIHGFVGEGRADKAIQLLDRVQKLGISPDISIYDVLIRGLCKNKEIKKALQLYSEINELGIHPDVKTVAELISCVLEERDIMRLLEERPQDLDAESILLLYNSVLKGLVNIGLVNKAHCLLRSMMHDGSGIDLDVDKLFGGQTIRPNTTSFEIIVDALCSSGKLDDALGLFRDMDRINCSRSVILYNNMIDFLSNADRLTECYELLIEMKEFGFQPTHFTYNSIFGCLCRQMNVTRALHLVRDMRACGHEPWIKNYTLLIKKLCKHGRAVEACNFLDEMVIEGFLPDMVAYSTAIDGLLKIKEIDRALKLFRDICLRGYGPDVVAYNILIHGLCKAQKLPEAQDLLNEMLEKGLVPSVVTYNLLIDGWCKNGDIDQAMLCLLRMAEKEREPNVFTYTTLIDGLCNAERPSDALKLWMEMEETGCAPNRITFMALINGLCKCNRTSDALVYLLKMEEKDMIPDAFIYVALIDAHLSNSDPGTAFDLFTKMIQNRIFPDSTDKNNVILKQAISSLSEDPRTSSSVKHLMALGSIPAHLCF; encoded by the coding sequence ATGGCCCTGTTTTCAAGAACCAACAATTTGCTCAATGGCTTGTGTAAAAAATTCAGCATTCTTTTCCAATTATCGAATCCCATTTGCACAAAAGCCAATCCAGACCAATTACAGTTGGCTAACAGTCTCATCTCCATCTTCACAAGGAGACCCTTTATCCCTGAAGGCCAAGAACTGAATGTTCTGGGGTCAAAACTCACCACTGAAATCGTTGAAACCGTTTTGAAAGGGCTCAAGAGTTGGAAAATAGCTGATAGGTTTTTCAAATGGGCTTCAAGTCAATGTGGGTTCAGGCACAATTGCTATACTTACAATGCCATGGCTTCAATCCTATCACATGCTCGACAAAGTGCCTCACTGAGGGATTTAACTACAGAGCTGGTGAGTTCAAGGTGTTATATGACACCGGGGGCTTTTGGTTACTTTTTAAGGTGTTTGGGAAGTCAAGGGCTGGTTCAGGAAGCTAATGCCTTGTTTGATGAGGTGAAAAGATTGAATCTTTGTGTCCTGAATGGTTACAGCTATAGTTGCCTTTTGGAGGTGATTGCGAAGTCCGGTAATGTTGATTTGATTGACTTTAGAATAAATGAAATGCGTGGATTAGGGTGGCAGCTTGATAAGTACTCTTTGACTCCAGCGTTGCAATGTTATTGCAATGCAGGGAAGTTCCAACAGGCGTTGGATGTGTTTAATGAAATGCATCAGAAGGGATGGCTTGATGCTCATGTTTTCTCAATCTTGGCGGTGTCTTTTAGCAAATTGGGTGAGGTGGATAAAGCGTTTGAGCTGATAGAAAGGATGGATAATCTCAAGATTAACTTGAATGAGAAAACTTTCTATGTCTTGATTCATGGGTTTGTTGGGGAAGGAAGAGCAGACAAGGCCATACAACTCTTAGATAGAGTGCAGAAACTGGGAATTAGTCCAGACATTTCAATTTATGATGTGCTAATTAGAGGTCTGTGCAAGAATAAAGAGATTAAGAAAGCTCTGCAGTTGTACTCAGAAATTAATGAGTTAGGTATACACCCTGATGTTAAAACAGTTGCGGAGCttatatcatgtgtgcttgagGAGAGAGATATCATGCGGTTACTGGAGGAAAGGCCACAAGATTTAGATGCGGAATCAATTCTTCTGTTGTATAATTCTGTTTTAAAAGGTCTTGTCAATATTGGCTTAGTTAACAAAGCTCATTGTTTGCTAAGATCAATGATGCATGATGGATCGGGTATCGATCTTGATGTGGACAAACTATTTGGTGGACAAACAATTCGCCCTAACACCACTTCCTTTGAGATAATTGTTGATGCTCTTTGTTCAAGTGGTAAGTTAGATGATGCTTTGGGTCTCTTCAGAGATATGGATAGAATCAATTGTTCCCGTAGTGTAATACTGTACAATAATATGATTGATTTTTTGAGTAATGCCGATAGGCTGACTGAATGTTATGAACTGCTGATTGAGATGAAGGAATTCGGATTCCAGCCGACACATTTTACGTACAATTCCATATTTGGTTGCCTGTGCAGGCAAATGAATGTTACCCGGGCCCTTCATCTTGTCAGAGATATGCGTGCTTGTGGTCATGAGCCTTGGATAAAAAACTATACACTGCTTATCAAGAAACTGTGCAAACATGGGAGAGCAGTTGAGGCTTGTAACTTTCTTGATGAAATGGTGATAGAAGGTTTCCTTCCTGATATGGTTGCATATTCTACAGCTATTGATGGTCTTTTGAAGATCAAAGAAATAGACAGAGCTTTGAAGCTGTTTAGGGACATTTGTCTGCGTGGTTATGGCCCTGACGTGGTTGCCTACAATATTTTAATACATGGGTTGTGTAAGGCCCAAAAGTTGCCTGAAGCACAAGACCTCCTGAATGAGATGCTGGAGAAGGGGCTTGTTCCATCAGTTGTTACTTACAATTTGCTTATCGATGGATGGTGTAAGAATGGTGATATTGATCAGGCCATGTTATGCCTATTGAGAATGGCTGAGAAAGAGCGAGAGCCCAATGTCTTTACTTACACTACTTTAATAGATGGCCTATGTAATGCAGAAAGACCAAGTGATGCACTGAAGCTTTGGATGGAAATGGAAGAAACTGGGTGTGCTCCGAACAGGATAACTTTTATGGCCCTAATCAATGGGCTCTGCAAGTGCAATAGGACTTCTGATGCTCTAGTATATTTGCTCAAGATGGAGGAGAAGGACATGATTCCTGATGCTTTTATTTATGTAGCATTAATAGATGCACATTTATCTAATTCGGACCCAGGAACAGCTTTTGACTTGTTCACAAAAATGATCCAGAACAGAATTTTTCCTGATTCAACTGATAAGAACAATGTGATTCTTAAGCAAGCAATATCTAGTTTATCTGAAGATCCTAGAACCTCATCAAGTGTTAAGCATCTTATGGCCCTGGGGAGCATTCCCGCACATCTGTGTTTCTGA